One genomic region from Phycodurus eques isolate BA_2022a chromosome 16, UOR_Pequ_1.1, whole genome shotgun sequence encodes:
- the LOC133415227 gene encoding dynamin-2 isoform X2 yields the protein MGNRGMEDLIPLINKLQDAFSSIGQSCNLDLPQIAVVGGQSAGKSSVLENFVGRDFLPRGSGIVTRRPLILQLVNNKAEYAEFLHCKSKKFVDFEEVRAEIEAETDRITGSNKGISNIPINLRVFSPHVLNLTLIDLPGMTKVAVGDQPVDIEHQIRDMIMQFITKDSCLILAVTPANTDLANSDALKIAKEVDPQGVRTIGVITKLDLMDEGTDAKDILENKLLPLRRGYIGVVNRSQKDIDGKKDIRAALAAERKFFLSHPAYRHIAERMGTPHLQKALNQQLTNHIRDTLPGLRSKLQSQMLSLEKEVEEYKNFRPDDPTRKTKALLQMVQQFGVDFEKRIEGSGDQVDTNELSGGAKINRIFHERFPFELVKIVFDEKELRREISHAIKNVHGVRTGLFTPDLAFEVIVKKQIVKLKTPCLKCIDLVIQELINTVRQCSNKLNSYPRLREETERIVTTHIREREGKSKDQVLLLIDIELSYINTNHEDFIGFANAQQRNIAANKKRPIPNQVIRKGWLTINISIMKGGSKEYWFVLTAESLSWYKDDEEKEKKYMLPLDNLKIRDVEKGFMSTKHIFAIFNTEQRNVYKDLRQVELACDSQEDVDSWKASFLRAGVYPEKDQTENEEAAPTDTFSMDPQLERQVETIRNLVDSYIGIINKSIRDLVPKTIMHLMINSAKDFIHSELLAYLYSSADQNSLMEESADQAQRRDEMLRMYHALKEALHIIGDITTSTISTPVPPPVNNTWIQEASPTPQRRPPPSAAPPPGRPPAVRGPTPGPPINPSPVFGAAPHNASSGFGAPPIPSRPGPAPGGFNNFQDPFGAPPQIPSRPARIPPGVPSRRPPGAPSHRPTIIRPAEPSLLD from the exons ATGGGGAACCGGGGCATGGAAGACCTGATTCCCCTCATCAACAAGCTCCAGGACGCCTTCAGCTCCATCGGGCAAAGTTGCAATTTGGACCTTCCTCAGATTGCCGTGGTCGGCGGGCAGAGTGCTGGGAAAAGCTCCGTTTTGGAGAATTTTGTCGGCAG GGACTTTCTTCCACGAGGATCTGGCATTGTTACCCGCAGACCTCTCATTTTGCAGCTGGTCAACAATAAAGCAG AATATGCCGAGTTCCTGCACTGCAAGTCAAAGAAGTTTGTGGATTTTGAAGAGGTGCGCGCAGAAATTGAAGCGGAGACCGACAGGATAACGGGCTCCAACAAAGGCATCTCCAACATCCCAATTAACTTGAGGGTCTTCTCTCCTCATG TTTTGAACCTGACGCTGATCGACCTTCCGGGAATGACCAAAGTCGCTGTGGGAGACCAGCCGGTAGACATCGAGCATCAGATCAGAGACATGATAATGCAGTTCATCACCAAGGACAGCTGTCTGATCCTAGCTGTCACGCCCGCCAACACTGACTTGGCCAACTCGGATGCGCTGAAGATCGCCAAGGAGGTAGACCCACAGG GTGTGCGCACAATTGGCGTCATAACAAAACTGGACCTGATGGACGAAGGGACGGATGCGAAGGACATCCTCGAAAACAAGCTTTTGCCACTGCGAAGAG GCTACATCGGCGTGGTGAACCGGAGTCAGAAAGACATTGACGGCAAGAAGGACATTCGCGCTGCTCTGGCGGCCGAGAGGAAGTTCTTCCTGTCGCACCCTGCTTACAGACACATTGCGGAGCGGATGGGGACGCCACATCTTCAAAAGGCTCTCAACCAG CAACTGACCAATCACATCAGAGACACACTTCCAGGTCTGCGCAGCAAGTTACAGAGTCAGATGCTCTCGCTGGAGAAAGAGGTGGAAGAGTACAAGAACTTCCGTCCAGATGACCCAACGCGCAAGACCAAGGCTTTGTTGCA GATGGTGCAGCAGTTTGGTGTGGACTTTGAGAAGCGCATCGAAGGCTCCGGAGACCAGGTGGACACCAACGAGCTGTCTGGAGGTGCCAAGATCAACCGCATCTTCCACGAACGCTTCCCGTTTGAGTTAGTCAAG ATTGTATTTGATGAGAAGGAGCTGCGGCGGGAAATCAGTCACGCAATCAAGAATGTTCATGGTGTCAG AACGGGGCTGTTCACTCCAGACCTGGCGTTCGAGGTCATCGTGAAAAAGCAGATCGTTAAGCTGAAAACGCCCTGTCTCAAATGTATCGATCTGGTCATTCAGGAGCTCATCAACACAGTCAGGCAGTGCTCCAACAAG CTCAATTCTTACCCGAGGCTGCGAGAGGAGACAGAGAGGATTGTGACCACTCACATCAGAGAAAGGGAAGGAAAGAGCAAGGACCAG GTTCTGCTATTGATTGACATTGAACTGTCCTACATCAACACCAACCACGAGGACTTCATTGGCTTTGCTAA TGCACAGCAGAGGAATATAGCAGCCAACAAGAAGCGGCCCATTCCTAACCAG GTCATAAGGAAAGGCTGGTTGACCATCAACATTAGCATCATGAAGGGAGGTTCCAAGGAGTACTGGTTCGTCCTCACCGCAGAGTCCCTGTCGTGGTACAAAGACGACGAG GAAAAAGAGAAGAAGTACATGCTGCCCCTGGATAACCTGAAGATCAGAGATGTGGAGAAAGGCTTCATGTCCACAAAGCACATCTTTGCAATCTTCAACACAGAGCAGAG gAACGTGTACAAGGATTTGCGGCAAGTCGAGCTGGCGTGCGACTCTCAGGAGGATGTGGACAGCTGGAAAGCGTCCTTCCTCAGGGCCGGCGTTTACCCGGAGAAGGACCAG ACGGAGAACGAGGAGGCGGCCCCGACGGACACCTTCTCCATGGACCCTCAGCTGGAGCGTCAGGTGGAAACCATCCGCAACCTGGTGGATTCCTACATCGGCATCATCAACAAATCCATCAGGGACCTGGTGCCCAAGACCATCATGCACCTTATGATCAACAGC GCGAAGGACTTCATCCACTCGGAGCTGCTGGCCTACCTCTACTCGTCGGCCGACCAGAACAGCCTCATGGAGGAGTCGGCCGACCAGGCGCAGCGCAGGGACGAAATGCTGCGCATGTACCACGCCCTCAAGGAGGCGCTGCACATCATCGGAGACATCACCACCAGCACCATCAGCACGCCCGTGCCCCCGCCTGTGAATAACACCTGGATACAGGAGGCCAG CCCAACCCCTCAGCGCAGGCCGCCCCCATCGGCAGCCCCGCCCCCCGGCCGCCCGCCCGCCGTCCGGGGGCCGACGCCCGGACCCCCAATCAACCCTTCCCCGGTTTTCGGCGCCGCTCCGCACAACGCGTCTTCGGGTTTCGGCGCCCCTCCCATCCCCTCTCGACCCGGTCCGGCGCCCGGGGGCTTCAACAACTTCCAGGACCCCTTCGGCGCGCCCCCGCAGATCCCGTCCCGGCCCGCACGCATCCCGCCCGGCGTTCCCAG CCGAAGACCTCCTGGCGCTCCCTCTCACCGGCCCACCATTATCCGCCCTGCCGAGCCCTCCCTGCTAGACTAG
- the LOC133415227 gene encoding dynamin-2 isoform X1 → MGNRGMEDLIPLINKLQDAFSSIGQSCNLDLPQIAVVGGQSAGKSSVLENFVGRDFLPRGSGIVTRRPLILQLVNNKAEYAEFLHCKSKKFVDFEEVRAEIEAETDRITGSNKGISNIPINLRVFSPHVLNLTLIDLPGMTKVAVGDQPVDIEHQIRDMIMQFITKDSCLILAVTPANTDLANSDALKIAKEVDPQGVRTIGVITKLDLMDEGTDAKDILENKLLPLRRGYIGVVNRSQKDIDGKKDIRAALAAERKFFLSHPAYRHIAERMGTPHLQKALNQQLTNHIRDTLPGLRSKLQSQMLSLEKEVEEYKNFRPDDPTRKTKALLQMVQQFGVDFEKRIEGSGDQVDTNELSGGAKINRIFHERFPFELVKIVFDEKELRREISHAIKNVHGVRTGLFTPDLAFEVIVKKQIVKLKTPCLKCIDLVIQELINTVRQCSNKLNSYPRLREETERIVTTHIREREGKSKDQVLLLIDIELSYINTNHEDFIGFANAQQRNIAANKKRPIPNQGEILVIRKGWLTINISIMKGGSKEYWFVLTAESLSWYKDDEEKEKKYMLPLDNLKIRDVEKGFMSTKHIFAIFNTEQRNVYKDLRQVELACDSQEDVDSWKASFLRAGVYPEKDQTENEEAAPTDTFSMDPQLERQVETIRNLVDSYIGIINKSIRDLVPKTIMHLMINSAKDFIHSELLAYLYSSADQNSLMEESADQAQRRDEMLRMYHALKEALHIIGDITTSTISTPVPPPVNNTWIQEASPTPQRRPPPSAAPPPGRPPAVRGPTPGPPINPSPVFGAAPHNASSGFGAPPIPSRPGPAPGGFNNFQDPFGAPPQIPSRPARIPPGVPSRRPPGAPSHRPTIIRPAEPSLLD, encoded by the exons ATGGGGAACCGGGGCATGGAAGACCTGATTCCCCTCATCAACAAGCTCCAGGACGCCTTCAGCTCCATCGGGCAAAGTTGCAATTTGGACCTTCCTCAGATTGCCGTGGTCGGCGGGCAGAGTGCTGGGAAAAGCTCCGTTTTGGAGAATTTTGTCGGCAG GGACTTTCTTCCACGAGGATCTGGCATTGTTACCCGCAGACCTCTCATTTTGCAGCTGGTCAACAATAAAGCAG AATATGCCGAGTTCCTGCACTGCAAGTCAAAGAAGTTTGTGGATTTTGAAGAGGTGCGCGCAGAAATTGAAGCGGAGACCGACAGGATAACGGGCTCCAACAAAGGCATCTCCAACATCCCAATTAACTTGAGGGTCTTCTCTCCTCATG TTTTGAACCTGACGCTGATCGACCTTCCGGGAATGACCAAAGTCGCTGTGGGAGACCAGCCGGTAGACATCGAGCATCAGATCAGAGACATGATAATGCAGTTCATCACCAAGGACAGCTGTCTGATCCTAGCTGTCACGCCCGCCAACACTGACTTGGCCAACTCGGATGCGCTGAAGATCGCCAAGGAGGTAGACCCACAGG GTGTGCGCACAATTGGCGTCATAACAAAACTGGACCTGATGGACGAAGGGACGGATGCGAAGGACATCCTCGAAAACAAGCTTTTGCCACTGCGAAGAG GCTACATCGGCGTGGTGAACCGGAGTCAGAAAGACATTGACGGCAAGAAGGACATTCGCGCTGCTCTGGCGGCCGAGAGGAAGTTCTTCCTGTCGCACCCTGCTTACAGACACATTGCGGAGCGGATGGGGACGCCACATCTTCAAAAGGCTCTCAACCAG CAACTGACCAATCACATCAGAGACACACTTCCAGGTCTGCGCAGCAAGTTACAGAGTCAGATGCTCTCGCTGGAGAAAGAGGTGGAAGAGTACAAGAACTTCCGTCCAGATGACCCAACGCGCAAGACCAAGGCTTTGTTGCA GATGGTGCAGCAGTTTGGTGTGGACTTTGAGAAGCGCATCGAAGGCTCCGGAGACCAGGTGGACACCAACGAGCTGTCTGGAGGTGCCAAGATCAACCGCATCTTCCACGAACGCTTCCCGTTTGAGTTAGTCAAG ATTGTATTTGATGAGAAGGAGCTGCGGCGGGAAATCAGTCACGCAATCAAGAATGTTCATGGTGTCAG AACGGGGCTGTTCACTCCAGACCTGGCGTTCGAGGTCATCGTGAAAAAGCAGATCGTTAAGCTGAAAACGCCCTGTCTCAAATGTATCGATCTGGTCATTCAGGAGCTCATCAACACAGTCAGGCAGTGCTCCAACAAG CTCAATTCTTACCCGAGGCTGCGAGAGGAGACAGAGAGGATTGTGACCACTCACATCAGAGAAAGGGAAGGAAAGAGCAAGGACCAG GTTCTGCTATTGATTGACATTGAACTGTCCTACATCAACACCAACCACGAGGACTTCATTGGCTTTGCTAA TGCACAGCAGAGGAATATAGCAGCCAACAAGAAGCGGCCCATTCCTAACCAG GGTGAAATTCTG GTCATAAGGAAAGGCTGGTTGACCATCAACATTAGCATCATGAAGGGAGGTTCCAAGGAGTACTGGTTCGTCCTCACCGCAGAGTCCCTGTCGTGGTACAAAGACGACGAG GAAAAAGAGAAGAAGTACATGCTGCCCCTGGATAACCTGAAGATCAGAGATGTGGAGAAAGGCTTCATGTCCACAAAGCACATCTTTGCAATCTTCAACACAGAGCAGAG gAACGTGTACAAGGATTTGCGGCAAGTCGAGCTGGCGTGCGACTCTCAGGAGGATGTGGACAGCTGGAAAGCGTCCTTCCTCAGGGCCGGCGTTTACCCGGAGAAGGACCAG ACGGAGAACGAGGAGGCGGCCCCGACGGACACCTTCTCCATGGACCCTCAGCTGGAGCGTCAGGTGGAAACCATCCGCAACCTGGTGGATTCCTACATCGGCATCATCAACAAATCCATCAGGGACCTGGTGCCCAAGACCATCATGCACCTTATGATCAACAGC GCGAAGGACTTCATCCACTCGGAGCTGCTGGCCTACCTCTACTCGTCGGCCGACCAGAACAGCCTCATGGAGGAGTCGGCCGACCAGGCGCAGCGCAGGGACGAAATGCTGCGCATGTACCACGCCCTCAAGGAGGCGCTGCACATCATCGGAGACATCACCACCAGCACCATCAGCACGCCCGTGCCCCCGCCTGTGAATAACACCTGGATACAGGAGGCCAG CCCAACCCCTCAGCGCAGGCCGCCCCCATCGGCAGCCCCGCCCCCCGGCCGCCCGCCCGCCGTCCGGGGGCCGACGCCCGGACCCCCAATCAACCCTTCCCCGGTTTTCGGCGCCGCTCCGCACAACGCGTCTTCGGGTTTCGGCGCCCCTCCCATCCCCTCTCGACCCGGTCCGGCGCCCGGGGGCTTCAACAACTTCCAGGACCCCTTCGGCGCGCCCCCGCAGATCCCGTCCCGGCCCGCACGCATCCCGCCCGGCGTTCCCAG CCGAAGACCTCCTGGCGCTCCCTCTCACCGGCCCACCATTATCCGCCCTGCCGAGCCCTCCCTGCTAGACTAG
- the LOC133415227 gene encoding dynamin-2 isoform X5: protein MGNRGMEDLIPLINKLQDAFSSIGQSCNLDLPQIAVVGGQSAGKSSVLENFVGRDFLPRGSGIVTRRPLILQLVNNKAEYAEFLHCKSKKFVDFEEVRAEIEAETDRITGSNKGISNIPINLRVFSPHVLNLTLIDLPGMTKVAVGDQPVDIEHQIRDMIMQFITKDSCLILAVTPANTDLANSDALKIAKEVDPQGVRTIGVITKLDLMDEGTDAKDILENKLLPLRRGYIGVVNRSQKDIDGKKDIRAALAAERKFFLSHPAYRHIAERMGTPHLQKALNQQLTNHIRDTLPGLRSKLQSQMLSLEKEVEEYKNFRPDDPTRKTKALLQMVQQFGVDFEKRIEGSGDQVDTNELSGGAKINRIFHERFPFELVKIVFDEKELRREISHAIKNVHGVRTGLFTPDLAFEAIVKKLILKLKEPSLKCVDLVVSELTALAMKCAVKLNSYPRLREETERIVTTHIREREGKSKDQVLLLIDIELSYINTNHEDFIGFANAQQRNIAANKKRPIPNQGEILVIRKGWLTINISIMKGGSKEYWFVLTAESLSWYKDDEEKEKKYMLPLDNLKIRDVEKGFMSTKHIFAIFNTEQRNVYKDLRQVELACDSQEDVDSWKASFLRAGVYPEKDQTENEEAAPTDTFSMDPQLERQVETIRNLVDSYIGIINKSIRDLVPKTIMHLMINSAKDFIHSELLAYLYSSADQNSLMEESADQAQRRDEMLRMYHALKEALHIIGDITTSTISTPVPPPVNNTWIQEASPTPQRRPPPSAAPPPGRPPAVRGPTPGPPINPSPVFGAAPHNASSGFGAPPIPSRPGPAPGGFNNFQDPFGAPPQIPSRPARIPPGVPSRRPPGAPSHRPTIIRPAEPSLLD from the exons ATGGGGAACCGGGGCATGGAAGACCTGATTCCCCTCATCAACAAGCTCCAGGACGCCTTCAGCTCCATCGGGCAAAGTTGCAATTTGGACCTTCCTCAGATTGCCGTGGTCGGCGGGCAGAGTGCTGGGAAAAGCTCCGTTTTGGAGAATTTTGTCGGCAG GGACTTTCTTCCACGAGGATCTGGCATTGTTACCCGCAGACCTCTCATTTTGCAGCTGGTCAACAATAAAGCAG AATATGCCGAGTTCCTGCACTGCAAGTCAAAGAAGTTTGTGGATTTTGAAGAGGTGCGCGCAGAAATTGAAGCGGAGACCGACAGGATAACGGGCTCCAACAAAGGCATCTCCAACATCCCAATTAACTTGAGGGTCTTCTCTCCTCATG TTTTGAACCTGACGCTGATCGACCTTCCGGGAATGACCAAAGTCGCTGTGGGAGACCAGCCGGTAGACATCGAGCATCAGATCAGAGACATGATAATGCAGTTCATCACCAAGGACAGCTGTCTGATCCTAGCTGTCACGCCCGCCAACACTGACTTGGCCAACTCGGATGCGCTGAAGATCGCCAAGGAGGTAGACCCACAGG GTGTGCGCACAATTGGCGTCATAACAAAACTGGACCTGATGGACGAAGGGACGGATGCGAAGGACATCCTCGAAAACAAGCTTTTGCCACTGCGAAGAG GCTACATCGGCGTGGTGAACCGGAGTCAGAAAGACATTGACGGCAAGAAGGACATTCGCGCTGCTCTGGCGGCCGAGAGGAAGTTCTTCCTGTCGCACCCTGCTTACAGACACATTGCGGAGCGGATGGGGACGCCACATCTTCAAAAGGCTCTCAACCAG CAACTGACCAATCACATCAGAGACACACTTCCAGGTCTGCGCAGCAAGTTACAGAGTCAGATGCTCTCGCTGGAGAAAGAGGTGGAAGAGTACAAGAACTTCCGTCCAGATGACCCAACGCGCAAGACCAAGGCTTTGTTGCA GATGGTGCAGCAGTTTGGTGTGGACTTTGAGAAGCGCATCGAAGGCTCCGGAGACCAGGTGGACACCAACGAGCTGTCTGGAGGTGCCAAGATCAACCGCATCTTCCACGAACGCTTCCCGTTTGAGTTAGTCAAG ATTGTATTTGATGAGAAGGAGCTGCGGCGGGAAATCAGTCACGCAATCAAGAATGTTCATGGTGTCAG AACGGGGCTCTTCACCCCCGACCTGGCTTTCGAGGCGATAGTCAAAAAGCTGATCCTCAAACTCAAAGAGCCCAGCCTCAAATGTGTGGACCTGGTGGTGTCCGAGCTCACCGCACTGGCCATGAAGTGCGCCGTTAAG CTCAATTCTTACCCGAGGCTGCGAGAGGAGACAGAGAGGATTGTGACCACTCACATCAGAGAAAGGGAAGGAAAGAGCAAGGACCAG GTTCTGCTATTGATTGACATTGAACTGTCCTACATCAACACCAACCACGAGGACTTCATTGGCTTTGCTAA TGCACAGCAGAGGAATATAGCAGCCAACAAGAAGCGGCCCATTCCTAACCAG GGTGAAATTCTG GTCATAAGGAAAGGCTGGTTGACCATCAACATTAGCATCATGAAGGGAGGTTCCAAGGAGTACTGGTTCGTCCTCACCGCAGAGTCCCTGTCGTGGTACAAAGACGACGAG GAAAAAGAGAAGAAGTACATGCTGCCCCTGGATAACCTGAAGATCAGAGATGTGGAGAAAGGCTTCATGTCCACAAAGCACATCTTTGCAATCTTCAACACAGAGCAGAG gAACGTGTACAAGGATTTGCGGCAAGTCGAGCTGGCGTGCGACTCTCAGGAGGATGTGGACAGCTGGAAAGCGTCCTTCCTCAGGGCCGGCGTTTACCCGGAGAAGGACCAG ACGGAGAACGAGGAGGCGGCCCCGACGGACACCTTCTCCATGGACCCTCAGCTGGAGCGTCAGGTGGAAACCATCCGCAACCTGGTGGATTCCTACATCGGCATCATCAACAAATCCATCAGGGACCTGGTGCCCAAGACCATCATGCACCTTATGATCAACAGC GCGAAGGACTTCATCCACTCGGAGCTGCTGGCCTACCTCTACTCGTCGGCCGACCAGAACAGCCTCATGGAGGAGTCGGCCGACCAGGCGCAGCGCAGGGACGAAATGCTGCGCATGTACCACGCCCTCAAGGAGGCGCTGCACATCATCGGAGACATCACCACCAGCACCATCAGCACGCCCGTGCCCCCGCCTGTGAATAACACCTGGATACAGGAGGCCAG CCCAACCCCTCAGCGCAGGCCGCCCCCATCGGCAGCCCCGCCCCCCGGCCGCCCGCCCGCCGTCCGGGGGCCGACGCCCGGACCCCCAATCAACCCTTCCCCGGTTTTCGGCGCCGCTCCGCACAACGCGTCTTCGGGTTTCGGCGCCCCTCCCATCCCCTCTCGACCCGGTCCGGCGCCCGGGGGCTTCAACAACTTCCAGGACCCCTTCGGCGCGCCCCCGCAGATCCCGTCCCGGCCCGCACGCATCCCGCCCGGCGTTCCCAG CCGAAGACCTCCTGGCGCTCCCTCTCACCGGCCCACCATTATCCGCCCTGCCGAGCCCTCCCTGCTAGACTAG
- the LOC133415227 gene encoding dynamin-2 isoform X6 yields MGNRGMEDLIPLINKLQDAFSSIGQSCNLDLPQIAVVGGQSAGKSSVLENFVGRDFLPRGSGIVTRRPLILQLVNNKAEYAEFLHCKSKKFVDFEEVRAEIEAETDRITGSNKGISNIPINLRVFSPHVLNLTLIDLPGMTKVAVGDQPVDIEHQIRDMIMQFITKDSCLILAVTPANTDLANSDALKIAKEVDPQGVRTIGVITKLDLMDEGTDAKDILENKLLPLRRGYIGVVNRSQKDIDGKKDIRAALAAERKFFLSHPAYRHIAERMGTPHLQKALNQQLTNHIRDTLPGLRSKLQSQMLSLEKEVEEYKNFRPDDPTRKTKALLQMVQQFGVDFEKRIEGSGDQVDTNELSGGAKINRIFHERFPFELVKIVFDEKELRREISHAIKNVHGVRTGLFTPDLAFEAIVKKLILKLKEPSLKCVDLVVSELTALAMKCAVKLNSYPRLREETERIVTTHIREREGKSKDQVLLLIDIELSYINTNHEDFIGFANAQQRNIAANKKRPIPNQVIRKGWLTINISIMKGGSKEYWFVLTAESLSWYKDDEEKEKKYMLPLDNLKIRDVEKGFMSTKHIFAIFNTEQRNVYKDLRQVELACDSQEDVDSWKASFLRAGVYPEKDQTENEEAAPTDTFSMDPQLERQVETIRNLVDSYIGIINKSIRDLVPKTIMHLMINSAKDFIHSELLAYLYSSADQNSLMEESADQAQRRDEMLRMYHALKEALHIIGDITTSTISTPVPPPVNNTWIQEASPTPQRRPPPSAAPPPGRPPAVRGPTPGPPINPSPVFGAAPHNASSGFGAPPIPSRPGPAPGGFNNFQDPFGAPPQIPSRPARIPPGVPSRRPPGAPSHRPTIIRPAEPSLLD; encoded by the exons ATGGGGAACCGGGGCATGGAAGACCTGATTCCCCTCATCAACAAGCTCCAGGACGCCTTCAGCTCCATCGGGCAAAGTTGCAATTTGGACCTTCCTCAGATTGCCGTGGTCGGCGGGCAGAGTGCTGGGAAAAGCTCCGTTTTGGAGAATTTTGTCGGCAG GGACTTTCTTCCACGAGGATCTGGCATTGTTACCCGCAGACCTCTCATTTTGCAGCTGGTCAACAATAAAGCAG AATATGCCGAGTTCCTGCACTGCAAGTCAAAGAAGTTTGTGGATTTTGAAGAGGTGCGCGCAGAAATTGAAGCGGAGACCGACAGGATAACGGGCTCCAACAAAGGCATCTCCAACATCCCAATTAACTTGAGGGTCTTCTCTCCTCATG TTTTGAACCTGACGCTGATCGACCTTCCGGGAATGACCAAAGTCGCTGTGGGAGACCAGCCGGTAGACATCGAGCATCAGATCAGAGACATGATAATGCAGTTCATCACCAAGGACAGCTGTCTGATCCTAGCTGTCACGCCCGCCAACACTGACTTGGCCAACTCGGATGCGCTGAAGATCGCCAAGGAGGTAGACCCACAGG GTGTGCGCACAATTGGCGTCATAACAAAACTGGACCTGATGGACGAAGGGACGGATGCGAAGGACATCCTCGAAAACAAGCTTTTGCCACTGCGAAGAG GCTACATCGGCGTGGTGAACCGGAGTCAGAAAGACATTGACGGCAAGAAGGACATTCGCGCTGCTCTGGCGGCCGAGAGGAAGTTCTTCCTGTCGCACCCTGCTTACAGACACATTGCGGAGCGGATGGGGACGCCACATCTTCAAAAGGCTCTCAACCAG CAACTGACCAATCACATCAGAGACACACTTCCAGGTCTGCGCAGCAAGTTACAGAGTCAGATGCTCTCGCTGGAGAAAGAGGTGGAAGAGTACAAGAACTTCCGTCCAGATGACCCAACGCGCAAGACCAAGGCTTTGTTGCA GATGGTGCAGCAGTTTGGTGTGGACTTTGAGAAGCGCATCGAAGGCTCCGGAGACCAGGTGGACACCAACGAGCTGTCTGGAGGTGCCAAGATCAACCGCATCTTCCACGAACGCTTCCCGTTTGAGTTAGTCAAG ATTGTATTTGATGAGAAGGAGCTGCGGCGGGAAATCAGTCACGCAATCAAGAATGTTCATGGTGTCAG AACGGGGCTCTTCACCCCCGACCTGGCTTTCGAGGCGATAGTCAAAAAGCTGATCCTCAAACTCAAAGAGCCCAGCCTCAAATGTGTGGACCTGGTGGTGTCCGAGCTCACCGCACTGGCCATGAAGTGCGCCGTTAAG CTCAATTCTTACCCGAGGCTGCGAGAGGAGACAGAGAGGATTGTGACCACTCACATCAGAGAAAGGGAAGGAAAGAGCAAGGACCAG GTTCTGCTATTGATTGACATTGAACTGTCCTACATCAACACCAACCACGAGGACTTCATTGGCTTTGCTAA TGCACAGCAGAGGAATATAGCAGCCAACAAGAAGCGGCCCATTCCTAACCAG GTCATAAGGAAAGGCTGGTTGACCATCAACATTAGCATCATGAAGGGAGGTTCCAAGGAGTACTGGTTCGTCCTCACCGCAGAGTCCCTGTCGTGGTACAAAGACGACGAG GAAAAAGAGAAGAAGTACATGCTGCCCCTGGATAACCTGAAGATCAGAGATGTGGAGAAAGGCTTCATGTCCACAAAGCACATCTTTGCAATCTTCAACACAGAGCAGAG gAACGTGTACAAGGATTTGCGGCAAGTCGAGCTGGCGTGCGACTCTCAGGAGGATGTGGACAGCTGGAAAGCGTCCTTCCTCAGGGCCGGCGTTTACCCGGAGAAGGACCAG ACGGAGAACGAGGAGGCGGCCCCGACGGACACCTTCTCCATGGACCCTCAGCTGGAGCGTCAGGTGGAAACCATCCGCAACCTGGTGGATTCCTACATCGGCATCATCAACAAATCCATCAGGGACCTGGTGCCCAAGACCATCATGCACCTTATGATCAACAGC GCGAAGGACTTCATCCACTCGGAGCTGCTGGCCTACCTCTACTCGTCGGCCGACCAGAACAGCCTCATGGAGGAGTCGGCCGACCAGGCGCAGCGCAGGGACGAAATGCTGCGCATGTACCACGCCCTCAAGGAGGCGCTGCACATCATCGGAGACATCACCACCAGCACCATCAGCACGCCCGTGCCCCCGCCTGTGAATAACACCTGGATACAGGAGGCCAG CCCAACCCCTCAGCGCAGGCCGCCCCCATCGGCAGCCCCGCCCCCCGGCCGCCCGCCCGCCGTCCGGGGGCCGACGCCCGGACCCCCAATCAACCCTTCCCCGGTTTTCGGCGCCGCTCCGCACAACGCGTCTTCGGGTTTCGGCGCCCCTCCCATCCCCTCTCGACCCGGTCCGGCGCCCGGGGGCTTCAACAACTTCCAGGACCCCTTCGGCGCGCCCCCGCAGATCCCGTCCCGGCCCGCACGCATCCCGCCCGGCGTTCCCAG CCGAAGACCTCCTGGCGCTCCCTCTCACCGGCCCACCATTATCCGCCCTGCCGAGCCCTCCCTGCTAGACTAG